From Mycobacterium lacus, one genomic window encodes:
- a CDS encoding MBL fold metallo-hydrolase, which produces MSGSDRLYFRQLLSGRDFAVGDMFATQMRNFAYLIGDRQTGDCVVVDPAYAAGDLVDTLEADGMRLSGVLVTHHHPDHVGGSMMGFQLKGLAELLERATVPVHVNTHEALWVSRVTGIGIGDLTTHEHRDKVGIGDIEIELLHTPGHTPGSQCFLLDGRLVAGDTLFLEGCGRTDFPGGDSDEMYRSLQQLAQLPGDPTVFPGHWYSADPSAALSEVKRSNYVYRPADLDQWRMLMGG; this is translated from the coding sequence GTGTCAGGTTCGGACCGGCTGTACTTCCGTCAACTGCTCTCCGGTCGCGATTTCGCCGTGGGCGACATGTTCGCGACTCAAATGCGCAACTTCGCCTACCTGATCGGCGATCGCCAGACGGGCGATTGTGTAGTGGTCGACCCGGCCTACGCCGCGGGGGACCTCGTCGACACACTCGAGGCGGACGGCATGCGCCTGTCCGGGGTGCTGGTCACCCACCATCACCCCGACCATGTCGGCGGCTCGATGATGGGTTTTCAGCTGAAGGGTCTGGCCGAGCTGCTGGAACGGGCAACCGTGCCGGTCCACGTCAATACCCATGAGGCACTCTGGGTTTCACGAGTTACGGGGATCGGCATCGGCGACCTCACCACCCATGAGCACCGCGACAAGGTCGGCATTGGCGACATCGAAATCGAGCTGCTGCACACCCCGGGGCACACGCCCGGCAGTCAGTGCTTTCTGCTCGACGGCCGACTGGTCGCCGGTGACACGTTATTCCTGGAAGGCTGTGGCCGCACCGACTTTCCCGGTGGCGATTCCGACGAGATGTACCGCAGCCTGCAACAACTTGCTCAGCTTCCGGGTGACCCGACGGTATTTCCCGGGCACTGGTATTCGGCCGATCCAAGCGCGGCACTGTCGGAAGTCAAACGGTCCAACTACGTGTACCGACCCGCCGATCTTGATCAGTGGCGAATGCTGATGGGCGGCTGA
- a CDS encoding crotonase/enoyl-CoA hydratase family protein — MSGPVIYSRKDSIAVITMDDGKVNALGPTMQQALNEAIDNADRDDVGALVIAGNHRVFSGGFDLKILTSGEVQPAIDMLRGGFELSYRLLSYPKPVVMACTGPAIAMGAFLLSSGDHRVAAHAYNIQANEVAIGMTIPYAALEIMKLRLTPSAYQQATGLAKTFFGETALAAGFVDEIALPEVVVTRAEEAAREFAGLNQPAHAATKLRARADALKAIRAAVDGIEGEFGL, encoded by the coding sequence ATGAGCGGTCCGGTGATCTACAGCCGGAAGGATTCCATCGCGGTCATCACGATGGACGACGGTAAGGTCAACGCGCTGGGCCCGACCATGCAGCAGGCCCTCAACGAGGCGATCGACAACGCCGACCGCGACGATGTCGGGGCCCTGGTCATCGCCGGAAACCACCGCGTCTTCAGCGGCGGGTTCGACCTGAAGATCCTCACATCCGGCGAGGTGCAGCCCGCCATCGACATGCTCAGAGGTGGCTTCGAGCTGTCATATCGGCTCCTGTCCTACCCCAAGCCCGTCGTGATGGCCTGCACCGGTCCCGCCATCGCGATGGGAGCGTTCCTGTTGTCGTCTGGCGACCACCGGGTGGCCGCCCACGCGTACAACATTCAGGCCAACGAAGTGGCGATCGGCATGACGATTCCGTACGCCGCCCTGGAGATCATGAAGCTGCGGCTGACGCCGTCGGCGTACCAGCAGGCGACCGGGCTGGCCAAGACGTTCTTCGGCGAAACCGCCCTCGCCGCGGGATTTGTCGACGAGATCGCGCTACCGGAGGTGGTGGTCACGCGCGCCGAGGAGGCCGCGCGGGAGTTCGCGGGCCTCAACCAGCCCGCCCACGCCGCGACCAAGCTGCGCGCCCGGGCCGACGCGCTGAAGGCTATCCGCGCCGCGGTCGACGGGATAGAGGGGGAATTCGGGCTGTAA
- a CDS encoding patatin-like phospholipase family protein, giving the protein MGLVGAIAALMDAGYAAYRVSGVSAGSVVAVISAAAAQGDQLSSQQIRELALSVPLRKWRDAGPIPILGSAWGLVWDSAMYRGDVAHDWIRGELKNLGVTTFGDLALHDDQLPVEERYRVAITVADVTRAQLVRLPWDYRRVYGLDPDEQLVATAVRASMAIPFIYPPVTLTSTAGLKSTLVDGGVLSNFPVDSLDRIDGIPPRWPTFGITVIPKLAEGIDQVFPALRPLGFLKQSALLESLFTTMLVGHDQAHLSQPWVSARTIPVTSTDVSVLDFGISRARLEELYERGYSAAQAFLSTWDWAEYLELFRAPRVLPK; this is encoded by the coding sequence ATGGGCCTGGTCGGTGCCATCGCCGCGCTCATGGACGCCGGGTACGCGGCCTACCGGGTGTCCGGCGTCTCGGCGGGATCGGTGGTCGCGGTGATTTCGGCGGCCGCGGCCCAGGGCGACCAACTGAGCAGTCAGCAGATCCGGGAACTCGCATTGTCGGTGCCGCTGCGCAAATGGCGCGACGCGGGGCCCATCCCGATCCTGGGTTCGGCGTGGGGATTGGTGTGGGACTCGGCGATGTACCGCGGGGATGTCGCGCACGACTGGATTCGCGGCGAGCTGAAAAACCTGGGCGTGACGACCTTTGGTGACCTGGCCCTCCACGACGACCAGCTGCCGGTCGAGGAGCGCTACCGGGTGGCCATCACGGTCGCCGACGTGACGAGGGCGCAGCTGGTTAGGTTGCCGTGGGATTATCGGCGGGTCTATGGCCTGGATCCCGATGAACAGCTCGTCGCCACGGCGGTTCGCGCTTCGATGGCGATCCCGTTCATCTATCCCCCGGTCACCTTGACCAGCACGGCCGGGCTGAAATCCACGCTGGTCGATGGTGGCGTGCTGTCGAACTTTCCGGTCGACTCGCTGGACCGCATCGATGGCATACCGCCGCGTTGGCCCACGTTCGGGATCACCGTGATACCCAAGCTTGCGGAGGGCATCGACCAGGTGTTCCCCGCGCTGCGCCCACTGGGTTTCCTGAAGCAGTCGGCACTGCTGGAAAGCCTTTTCACGACGATGCTCGTCGGCCACGACCAGGCCCATCTGAGCCAGCCGTGGGTCAGTGCCCGCACGATCCCGGTGACCTCGACCGACGTGAGCGTTCTGGATTTCGGTATCTCCCGAGCGCGTCTGGAGGAGCTCTATGAGAGAGGCTATTCGGCGGCGCAGGCGTTCCTGTCGACCTGGGACTGGGCCGAATACCTCGAACTCTTCCGGGCGCCCCGGGTGCTGCCCAAGTAG
- a CDS encoding HD domain-containing protein, with the protein MANRVASSRLTPRFVDALKYAATKHATQTRKASEVPYLGHLLSVAGLVIEAGGTEEQAIAALLHDAAEDQGGAQTLAEIRQKFGAGVASIVAECSDTLETPKPPWRERKEAYIRHLREASDDAVLVSLADKLDNARAILRDFRAQGSKVWLRFSVQDPQLHVWYYRSLLEVFSRRTDSWMVGELRDVVDVLERAINRQGA; encoded by the coding sequence ATGGCCAACCGGGTGGCGTCCTCGCGCCTCACGCCCAGGTTCGTCGACGCCCTGAAATACGCGGCGACCAAGCACGCGACGCAGACACGCAAGGCCAGCGAAGTCCCGTATCTCGGCCACCTGCTGTCGGTGGCCGGGTTGGTCATCGAGGCCGGCGGCACGGAGGAACAGGCCATCGCCGCGTTGCTGCACGACGCCGCCGAGGATCAGGGCGGGGCACAGACGCTGGCCGAAATCCGCCAGAAGTTCGGCGCGGGGGTGGCGTCGATCGTCGCCGAGTGCAGCGACACATTGGAGACCCCGAAGCCCCCCTGGCGCGAGCGCAAGGAAGCCTACATCCGCCACCTGCGGGAGGCGTCGGACGACGCCGTGCTGGTCTCGCTGGCCGACAAACTCGACAACGCGCGTGCGATCCTGCGTGACTTCCGCGCCCAAGGAAGCAAGGTGTGGCTGCGGTTCAGCGTGCAGGACCCGCAGCTGCACGTGTGGTATTACCGGTCGCTGCTCGAGGTGTTCAGCCGGCGCACCGACAGCTGGATGGTCGGCGAGCTTCGCGATGTGGTCGACGTGCTCGAGCGGGCGATCAACCGCCAAGGTGCTTAG
- the recC gene encoding exodeoxyribonuclease V subunit gamma: MAFHLHRAERTDLLADRLGALLADPPPDPFAEELVLVPARGVERWLSQRLSHILGCGRDGDGVCARVSFRSPASLIAEITGTVDDDPWSPEAMTWPLLEVIDGSLDEPWCRTLAMHLGHMGHFDTDAHEAELRGGRRYSVARRLAGLFASYARQRPRLLVDWLDGHAPDLDTDLAWQPELWRALVATVPADPPHIRHQKTAARLRAGPSDLPARLSLFGHTRLACSEMELLDALAVHHDLHLWLPHPSDDLWQALRGVRGAMPRRDDTSWRAARHPLLQTLGWDLRELQRAMPVTVATDEFLGGATKPDTLLGWLQSDIAANSLRPGARVLAAGDRSVQVHSCHGQARQIDVLREVLLGLLEDDATLQPRDILVMCPDIETYAPLIVAGFGLGETAGDSHPAHRLRVKLADRALTQTNPLLGVAADLLAIAGTRATASQVLNLCHAPPVRARFGFTDDDLDAITDWVREANVRWGFDKDHRAPYGLNHILHNTWRFGLDRILIGVAMSDDSQAWLDTALPLDDVGSTKVELAGRLAEFVERLHRVTETLSGTKPLIDWLRALADGVGMLTRSEDAWQEAQLRREFADVLEQAGSRASTLLRLPDAQALLDGHLAARPTRANFRTGTLTVCTMMPMRSVPHRVVCLVGLDDKVFPRLNVPDGDDVLAREPMTGERDIRSEDRQLLLDAIGAATETLVITYTGNDEHTGHPRPPAVPVAELLDALDRTTQAPVRRHILTKHPLQPFDRSNVEPGALVPGKPFTFDPTALAAAQAATGKRCPPRAFITNPLPSPPAADVTMTEVLDFFKDPVKGFFRALDCTLPWDVDGVEDAMPIDIDPLQEWTVGDRMLRDMLRGMHPDTAAHAEWRRGTLPPGRLGVREAKEIRDRARDLALAALQHRTIDGEAHDLDVDLVGGRRLTGTVTPVFGEHTVSVTYSKLAPKHLLASWIALVALAAARPGRDWSAVCIGRGKTKNRIAKRLFAPPPDPAAVLRDLVALYDAGRREPLPLPLKTSYAWADARRVGDDPYEAARAVWETGGFHAGEGDERAHVRVWGEHPSFAVLLGPPRPGEEVPGEDTRLGALAARLWRPVLAAEGSL, translated from the coding sequence ATGGCGTTTCATCTTCACCGCGCCGAGCGCACCGACCTGCTGGCCGACCGGCTCGGCGCCCTGCTGGCCGACCCGCCGCCGGACCCGTTCGCCGAGGAACTGGTGCTGGTACCGGCGCGCGGCGTCGAACGCTGGCTAAGTCAGCGGCTATCACACATCTTGGGTTGTGGCCGCGACGGCGACGGGGTGTGCGCTCGGGTGTCGTTCCGCAGCCCCGCCTCGTTGATCGCCGAGATCACCGGCACGGTCGACGACGATCCGTGGTCGCCCGAGGCCATGACATGGCCGTTGCTGGAGGTCATCGACGGTAGCCTCGACGAGCCGTGGTGCCGAACGCTGGCAATGCATTTGGGGCATATGGGCCATTTCGACACGGACGCCCACGAGGCCGAGCTGCGCGGCGGCCGGCGGTATTCAGTGGCCCGCCGGCTGGCCGGCCTGTTTGCCTCGTATGCCCGGCAAAGGCCGCGGCTGCTGGTCGACTGGTTGGACGGCCATGCGCCAGACCTCGATACCGACCTGGCGTGGCAGCCCGAACTGTGGCGGGCGCTGGTGGCCACTGTACCGGCGGATCCCCCGCACATCCGGCATCAGAAAACGGCGGCGCGGCTGCGCGCGGGTCCGAGCGACCTGCCGGCGCGGTTGTCGTTGTTCGGGCACACCCGGCTGGCGTGCTCCGAGATGGAGCTGCTCGACGCACTGGCCGTCCACCACGACCTGCACCTCTGGCTGCCCCACCCCAGCGACGACCTGTGGCAGGCGCTGCGCGGCGTCCGCGGCGCGATGCCGCGACGCGACGACACCAGCTGGCGAGCCGCCCGCCACCCGCTGCTGCAAACGCTGGGATGGGACCTGCGCGAGCTGCAGCGGGCAATGCCCGTCACTGTCGCCACCGATGAATTCCTCGGCGGCGCAACCAAACCCGACACGCTGCTGGGCTGGTTGCAGTCCGACATCGCCGCGAACTCGCTACGGCCCGGCGCCCGCGTGCTGGCCGCCGGCGACCGGTCGGTGCAGGTGCACAGCTGTCACGGCCAGGCCCGGCAGATCGATGTGTTGCGCGAGGTCTTGCTCGGCCTCTTGGAGGACGACGCGACGCTACAGCCCCGCGACATCCTGGTGATGTGCCCGGACATCGAGACCTACGCGCCGTTGATCGTTGCCGGCTTCGGGCTCGGCGAGACCGCGGGTGATAGCCATCCGGCTCACCGGTTACGCGTCAAGCTGGCCGACCGCGCGCTCACCCAGACCAACCCGCTGCTGGGGGTCGCCGCGGACCTGCTCGCGATCGCGGGGACCAGGGCCACCGCCAGTCAGGTGCTCAACCTCTGCCACGCTCCCCCGGTCCGGGCGCGGTTCGGGTTCACCGACGACGACCTCGACGCGATCACCGACTGGGTCCGCGAGGCGAACGTCCGGTGGGGATTCGACAAAGACCATCGCGCGCCGTACGGGCTGAACCACATCCTGCACAACACCTGGCGCTTTGGGCTGGACCGCATCCTGATCGGGGTGGCGATGTCCGACGACTCGCAAGCCTGGCTGGACACCGCACTGCCGCTCGACGACGTCGGCAGCACCAAAGTGGAGCTGGCCGGGCGGCTCGCCGAATTCGTCGAACGGCTGCACCGTGTCACCGAAACACTCAGCGGCACAAAGCCTTTGATCGATTGGTTGAGGGCGCTGGCCGACGGCGTGGGCATGCTGACCCGCTCCGAGGACGCCTGGCAGGAGGCACAGCTGCGGCGGGAATTCGCGGATGTCCTCGAGCAAGCCGGCTCGCGTGCATCGACGCTGCTGAGGCTGCCCGATGCGCAGGCGCTGCTGGACGGCCATCTTGCCGCACGCCCGACCCGGGCCAACTTCCGCACCGGGACGCTGACCGTGTGCACGATGATGCCGATGCGTTCGGTGCCGCACCGGGTGGTGTGCCTGGTCGGCCTGGACGATAAAGTGTTCCCCCGGCTCAACGTTCCCGACGGCGACGACGTGCTCGCGCGGGAGCCGATGACCGGCGAGCGTGACATCCGTTCGGAGGACCGCCAATTGCTGCTCGACGCGATTGGCGCGGCCACCGAGACGCTGGTGATCACCTACACGGGCAACGACGAGCACACCGGTCACCCGCGCCCGCCCGCCGTGCCGGTCGCCGAGCTGCTCGACGCGCTGGATCGGACGACCCAAGCGCCGGTCCGCCGGCACATCCTGACCAAGCATCCGTTGCAGCCATTCGACCGCAGCAACGTCGAACCCGGCGCGCTGGTGCCCGGCAAGCCGTTCACGTTCGATCCCACCGCATTGGCCGCGGCCCAGGCTGCCACCGGAAAGCGCTGCCCACCAAGGGCTTTCATTACCAACCCGCTACCGTCCCCGCCCGCCGCCGACGTGACCATGACGGAGGTGCTCGACTTCTTCAAGGACCCGGTCAAAGGGTTCTTCCGGGCGCTCGACTGCACGCTACCGTGGGACGTCGACGGGGTCGAGGATGCGATGCCGATCGACATCGACCCGCTGCAAGAGTGGACTGTCGGGGACCGGATGCTGCGCGACATGCTACGCGGCATGCACCCGGACACCGCCGCACACGCCGAGTGGCGTCGCGGAACCTTGCCGCCCGGGCGGCTCGGCGTGCGCGAGGCGAAAGAGATCCGCGACCGGGCACGCGACCTGGCATTAGCCGCATTGCAGCACAGGACGATCGACGGCGAAGCGCACGACCTCGACGTCGACCTCGTCGGCGGGCGCCGACTCACCGGCACCGTCACACCGGTGTTCGGCGAGCATACGGTGTCGGTGACCTATTCGAAGCTGGCGCCCAAGCACCTGCTGGCGTCGTGGATCGCACTGGTGGCCCTGGCGGCCGCGCGGCCGGGGCGCGACTGGTCGGCGGTGTGCATCGGGCGCGGCAAGACCAAGAATCGCATCGCGAAGCGGCTTTTCGCACCGCCGCCGGACCCGGCGGCGGTGCTGCGTGATTTGGTCGCTCTGTACGACGCGGGCCGGCGCGAGCCGCTGCCCCTGCCATTGAAAACGTCGTACGCGTGGGCCGATGCACGCCGCGTCGGCGACGACCCGTACGAGGCCGCGCGGGCAGTGTGGGAGACCGGCGGGTTCCATGCCGGTGAGGGCGACGAGCGAGCGCACGTACGGGTGTGGGGCGAGCACCCGTCGTTCGCGGTGCTGCTCGGCCCGCCGCGCCCGGGCGAAGAGGTGCCCGGTGAAGACACCCGGCTGGGCGCGCTGGCCGCCCGGCTGTGGCGGCCGGTGCTGGCCGCCGAGGGGAGCCTTTGA
- the recB gene encoding exodeoxyribonuclease V subunit beta encodes MDRFDLLGPLPAQGSTTVLEASAGTGKTFALAGLATRYLAETDVTLDKMLLITFNRAASRELRERVRGQIFQAVSALEDGAPTSSDLLEHLARGSGDELAVRQERLRDALANFDAATIATTHEFCGSVLKSLGVAGDTATGVKLEENLDDLVTEIVDDLYLANFGNQEQDPVLTYRQALGLARAVVGDPCAELRPIDPEPGSEAAARLRFANGVVAELERRKRRLRILSYDDLLVRLAKALEPMDSSARDRMRRRWRIVLVDEFQDTDPIQWQVLERAFSRRSTLILIGDPKQAIYGFRGGDIHTYLEAARTADTRYTLGVNWRSDKVLVDSLQTVLRGATLGHPEIVVHDVDAHHEGHRLAGAPHNAPFRLRVVKRRAVGYGDTDTIPIDALRQHIPADLAADIAALLASGATYDGRRLGAGDIAVIVEQHRDARACRDALSAAGIAAIYTGDTDVFDSPAAKDWLCLLEAFDAPQRSGLVRAAACTMFFGETAETLAAEGDALTDRVAGTLREWVNHARLRGIAAVFEAAQVGGMGRRVLGQRGGERHMTDLAHIAQLLHETAHRGRLGLPALRDWLRHQCDTRAGVTERNRRLDSDAEAVQIMTVFVAKGLQFPVVYLPFAFNRYVPSDDILLYHDADDARCLYVGGKARGPQRRAVEELNRVEAARDNVRLTYVALTRARSQVVAWWAPTKDEVSGGLSRLLRGRGMGESKVPDRCAPRISDKDAWTVFKQWEAAGGPSVEESVIAAPAAIETPVVAGGLAVRHFHRAIDTTWRRTSYSALVRGVDEVGVASEPEAGARDDEVEAVITAPASGHRNPSPLAAMPAGAAFGSLVHAVLETADPGVADLTAELEEQVRRHSAWWPVGVDAAALAAALVPMHDTTLGSLAAGVTLRQVGVRDRLRELEFEIPLAGGDLRRPAPKVMLSDVGALLRTHLPGDDPLVCYADRLMSAGLGGQPLRGYLAGSIDVVLRVPEERYLVVDYKTNHLGDSAADYGFARLTEAMLHSDYPLQALLYVVVLHRFLRWRMSGYDPARHLGGVLYLFVRGMCGVDTPVLDGHPAGVFSWSPPPELVVALSDLLDRGVRTP; translated from the coding sequence ATGGATCGGTTCGACCTGTTGGGTCCGCTGCCGGCGCAGGGCTCCACCACAGTGCTGGAGGCCAGCGCCGGCACCGGCAAGACGTTCGCGCTGGCCGGTCTGGCGACCCGTTACCTCGCCGAGACCGACGTCACGCTCGACAAGATGTTGCTGATCACGTTCAACCGCGCGGCCAGCCGCGAGCTCCGCGAACGGGTCCGCGGCCAGATCTTTCAGGCGGTTTCGGCGCTCGAGGATGGCGCGCCTACGAGCAGCGACCTCTTGGAGCACCTGGCGCGCGGCAGCGGCGACGAGCTCGCCGTCAGACAGGAGCGGCTCCGCGACGCGCTGGCGAACTTCGACGCGGCCACCATCGCCACCACGCACGAGTTCTGCGGTTCGGTGCTGAAATCACTTGGGGTGGCCGGTGATACCGCCACGGGCGTCAAGTTGGAGGAGAACCTCGACGATCTGGTCACCGAGATCGTCGATGACCTCTACCTCGCGAACTTCGGGAATCAGGAGCAAGATCCGGTCCTGACGTACCGTCAGGCGCTCGGCCTGGCCCGCGCGGTCGTGGGAGACCCATGCGCCGAGCTGCGCCCGATCGATCCCGAGCCGGGCAGCGAGGCGGCCGCAAGGTTGCGCTTCGCCAACGGGGTGGTCGCCGAACTCGAGCGCCGCAAGCGCCGGCTGCGCATCCTCAGCTACGACGACCTGCTCGTCCGGCTGGCGAAAGCCCTTGAGCCAATGGACTCCTCGGCCCGTGACCGGATGCGCCGGCGCTGGCGGATCGTCCTGGTCGACGAGTTCCAGGACACCGACCCCATTCAGTGGCAGGTGCTCGAGCGCGCGTTCAGCCGCCGATCGACCCTGATCCTAATCGGCGATCCCAAGCAGGCCATCTACGGTTTCCGCGGCGGCGACATCCACACCTACCTGGAGGCGGCCCGCACCGCCGATACCCGATACACGCTGGGCGTCAACTGGCGCAGCGACAAGGTGCTCGTCGACAGCCTGCAGACCGTGTTGCGCGGCGCAACACTGGGCCACCCCGAGATCGTCGTCCACGACGTCGACGCACACCACGAGGGCCACCGGCTGGCCGGGGCGCCGCACAACGCGCCGTTCCGGCTGCGCGTCGTCAAACGTCGGGCCGTCGGCTACGGCGATACCGACACCATTCCGATCGACGCGCTGCGCCAACACATTCCCGCCGATCTGGCCGCGGATATCGCGGCGCTGCTGGCCAGCGGCGCCACCTATGATGGCCGTCGCCTCGGGGCCGGGGACATCGCGGTGATCGTCGAGCAACATCGGGACGCGCGCGCCTGCCGTGACGCGCTGTCCGCGGCCGGCATCGCGGCGATCTACACCGGAGACACCGACGTGTTCGATTCGCCGGCCGCCAAGGACTGGCTCTGCCTGCTGGAGGCCTTCGACGCGCCCCAGCGCAGCGGGCTGGTCCGCGCCGCCGCCTGCACGATGTTCTTCGGCGAGACAGCGGAAACCCTTGCCGCCGAGGGTGATGCGCTGACCGACCGGGTGGCCGGCACGCTGCGGGAGTGGGTCAACCACGCGCGGCTGCGCGGGATCGCAGCGGTGTTCGAGGCTGCACAGGTGGGCGGCATGGGCCGACGGGTGCTCGGCCAGCGTGGTGGCGAGCGGCACATGACCGACCTGGCCCACATCGCGCAGCTGCTGCACGAGACCGCGCATCGGGGGAGGCTCGGCCTGCCGGCGCTGCGTGACTGGCTGCGGCACCAGTGCGATACCCGCGCCGGTGTGACGGAACGCAACCGCCGCCTGGACAGCGACGCCGAGGCGGTGCAGATCATGACCGTCTTCGTGGCCAAGGGTCTGCAGTTTCCTGTCGTGTACCTGCCGTTTGCCTTCAACCGCTACGTCCCCAGCGACGACATCCTGCTCTATCACGACGCCGACGACGCCCGCTGCCTGTACGTCGGCGGCAAGGCCCGCGGCCCGCAGCGGCGGGCGGTCGAAGAGCTCAACCGCGTCGAGGCGGCGCGCGACAACGTCCGGCTCACCTACGTTGCGCTGACCCGCGCGCGCTCACAGGTGGTGGCATGGTGGGCGCCGACCAAGGACGAGGTCAGCGGCGGGCTGTCGCGGCTGCTGCGCGGCCGCGGCATGGGCGAGTCGAAGGTGCCGGATCGATGCGCGCCTCGCATCTCCGACAAGGACGCCTGGACGGTGTTCAAACAATGGGAGGCCGCGGGCGGACCATCGGTGGAGGAGTCGGTGATCGCCGCTCCCGCCGCGATCGAGACGCCCGTTGTGGCGGGCGGTTTGGCGGTACGGCACTTTCACCGCGCGATCGACACCACGTGGCGGCGCACCTCGTATTCGGCGCTGGTGCGCGGCGTCGATGAGGTTGGCGTGGCCAGCGAGCCCGAGGCCGGCGCGCGCGACGACGAGGTGGAGGCGGTCATCACTGCGCCGGCGTCCGGGCACCGGAACCCATCGCCGCTGGCGGCGATGCCCGCCGGCGCGGCGTTCGGGTCCCTGGTGCACGCGGTGCTGGAGACCGCCGACCCCGGTGTCGCCGACTTGACCGCCGAGCTGGAGGAGCAGGTGCGACGGCACTCTGCGTGGTGGCCGGTCGGCGTCGACGCCGCCGCGCTCGCCGCCGCGCTGGTTCCGATGCACGACACGACGCTGGGGTCGTTGGCCGCCGGGGTGACGTTGCGGCAGGTCGGTGTGCGGGATCGGCTGCGGGAGCTGGAGTTCGAAATCCCGCTGGCCGGAGGCGATCTGCGCAGGCCCGCGCCGAAGGTCATGCTGTCCGATGTGGGCGCGCTGCTGCGAACGCATCTCCCGGGCGATGATCCGCTGGTGTGCTACGCCGATCGGCTGATGTCGGCCGGGTTGGGCGGCCAGCCGCTGCGCGGGTATCTGGCCGGGTCGATCGACGTGGTGCTGCGGGTGCCCGAAGAGCGTTATCTGGTGGTCGATTACAAGACCAACCACCTGGGCGACTCCGCGGCGGATTACGGCTTCGCGCGCCTGACCGAGGCCATGCTGCATTCGGATTATCCACTGCAAGCCCTCCTGTATGTCGTTGTGCTGCACCGGTTTCTGCGCTGGCGGATGTCCGGCTACGATCCGGCGCGACACTTGGGCGGGGTGCTCTATCTGTTCGTACGAGGCATGTGTGGTGTCGACACGCCGGTGTTAGACGGGCATCCGGCCGGCGTGTTCAGCTGGAGTCCGCCGCCCGAGCTGGTGGTGGCGCTGTCGGATCTGCTCGACCGGGGAGTGCGGACGCCATGA